One Bradyrhizobium sp. ISRA464 genomic window carries:
- a CDS encoding transposase, which produces MTTVTVLSGPERRRRWTTAEKLRIVEESLAPGASVVEVARRHDVHRNLVTAWRRQARTGVLAFEPGPMQRQADEVGFAAVSISPDRQPLTSPSGTCGAIEIEFAAGARMRITGAVDATTLKAVVAALTEGRSR; this is translated from the coding sequence GTGACGACGGTTACGGTTCTGTCCGGTCCAGAGCGGCGACGGCGGTGGACGACTGCCGAGAAGCTTCGGATCGTGGAGGAGAGTCTGGCGCCTGGGGCCAGTGTTGTCGAGGTTGCTCGACGACATGATGTCCACCGCAATCTGGTCACGGCCTGGCGGCGGCAGGCACGCACAGGCGTCCTCGCTTTCGAACCTGGGCCGATGCAGCGGCAAGCTGACGAGGTCGGTTTTGCGGCGGTCTCCATTTCGCCAGACCGGCAACCGTTGACCTCGCCCTCCGGGACCTGCGGCGCGATCGAGATTGAGTTCGCGGCCGGGGCTCGGATGCGGATCACGGGCGCGGTTGACGCGACGACGCTGAAGGCAGTTGTCGCGGCGCTGACGGAAGGGCGGTCACGATGA
- the bfr gene encoding bacterioferritin, whose protein sequence is MKGDKNVIEYLNKALRHELTAVNQYWLHYRLLDNWGYKALAKTWRKESIEEMQHADKLIERIIFLDGFPNMQTLESLHIGKTVKAVLDSDLKAELSAHSLYAEAATYCHLVKDYVTRGLFETLMHDEEEHIDFLEIQIDLVTKIGPELYAQHHIGELGED, encoded by the coding sequence ATGAAGGGCGATAAGAACGTTATCGAATACCTCAACAAAGCGCTGCGCCACGAGCTCACCGCGGTGAACCAGTACTGGCTGCACTACCGTCTGCTCGACAATTGGGGCTACAAGGCGCTCGCCAAGACATGGCGCAAGGAATCCATTGAAGAGATGCAGCACGCTGACAAGCTCATCGAACGCATCATCTTCCTCGATGGATTTCCCAATATGCAGACGCTGGAGTCGCTTCATATCGGGAAAACCGTGAAGGCGGTGCTCGATAGCGACTTAAAGGCCGAATTGTCAGCGCACTCCCTCTACGCTGAAGCCGCGACCTATTGCCATTTGGTCAAAGATTACGTGACACGAGGGCTGTTTGAGACACTGATGCACGATGAGGAAGAGCACATCGACTTTCTGGAAATTCAGATCGATCTCGTCACGAAGATCGGCCCCGAGCTCTATGCCCAACATCATATCGGAGAACTTGGTGAAGACTGA
- a CDS encoding VOC family protein: MIEGISAVTLGIHEMPRAVRFYRALGFEVLHGGEESSFTSFRTGTGYLNLIAQPAERRWSWWGRVIFYVTDVDEIYAKALAMGLKPSTAPRDAEWGERFFHLIDPDGHELSFARPLLPVSVQ, translated from the coding sequence ATGATCGAGGGGATCAGCGCGGTCACACTGGGCATCCACGAAATGCCACGGGCAGTCCGATTCTACCGCGCGCTCGGGTTTGAGGTCCTGCATGGCGGCGAAGAGTCGTCATTCACCAGCTTTCGGACGGGGACAGGCTATCTCAACCTCATCGCCCAGCCTGCCGAGCGGCGCTGGTCCTGGTGGGGCCGGGTAATCTTCTATGTTACCGATGTCGATGAAATCTACGCAAAAGCCCTGGCGATGGGCCTCAAGCCATCGACCGCGCCCCGCGATGCCGAATGGGGCGAACGCTTCTTTCATCTCATTGATCCGGACGGTCATGAATTGAGTTTCGCGCGGCCTTTGCTTCCGGTTTCCGTCCAATAG
- a CDS encoding cupin domain-containing protein, translating to MQFRTTGLLLLGALALPASGTAQTTPAPPAITRTVVAATRLPTVTDVPLYFKAVSVTLQPDEMTGISAANGILYQMSGSTQVALDGWAKRLNAGEGLFIAGGKNAALRGGANGPSTFLHFLLAPAGDLDRPAETTSAPARELYRSVNPIPDLKPGAYDLNLTRVTFPAGMPSNPPHHRSGAALYIILSGTGANTVGGKTEARGPGSLIFEPYGLVHQWGSPGPEPLIFLAFNINPEGVAAVLPGAPAKNQ from the coding sequence ATGCAGTTCAGGACAACGGGGCTGTTGCTGCTCGGCGCGTTGGCGCTTCCCGCCTCCGGGACCGCACAAACCACCCCGGCTCCACCGGCAATTACACGAACAGTGGTCGCCGCAACCAGACTGCCAACCGTCACCGACGTGCCGCTCTATTTCAAAGCGGTGAGCGTCACCCTTCAACCGGACGAGATGACCGGCATCTCGGCGGCCAATGGCATCCTCTACCAGATGTCAGGTTCGACCCAGGTCGCTCTCGATGGCTGGGCTAAAAGGCTCAACGCTGGAGAGGGGCTGTTCATCGCCGGCGGAAAGAACGCGGCGCTGAGGGGAGGCGCCAACGGGCCATCTACTTTCCTCCATTTCTTGCTTGCTCCCGCCGGTGACCTGGATCGGCCTGCCGAGACGACATCTGCCCCTGCGAGAGAATTATATCGCTCTGTGAATCCGATCCCCGACCTGAAGCCAGGCGCTTACGATCTCAATCTCACGCGAGTCACGTTTCCGGCAGGGATGCCCTCCAACCCGCCACACCATCGGTCAGGGGCCGCTCTATACATCATCCTGTCCGGCACCGGCGCCAACACGGTCGGCGGCAAGACAGAAGCAAGGGGACCGGGTTCCTTGATCTTCGAACCGTACGGCCTCGTGCACCAATGGGGAAGCCCCGGCCCCGAGCCGCTGATTTTCCTGGCCTTCAATATCAATCCGGAAGGCGTGGCAGCAGTGCTTCCAGGCGCACCAGCAAAGAATCAATAG
- a CDS encoding 2-dehydropantoate 2-reductase yields the protein MCVVGAGAIGGLLAARFALAGEDVTVIDQGAHLAAIQKNGLKLEWHDGKVHIARMKAANKPAEAGKQDIVVLAVKAHFLDKVVRDIDSLLGPDTVVLTVQNGLPWWYFQRLGGQYDNRRLESLDPSGILTKNIDPNRIIGCVVYPAAAATAPGVIHHVEGDRFPIGELDGKETERVKELHDVFIKAGLKSLVLTDIRSEIWLKAWGNLSFNPISALTHATLVDICQFAETRELAAAMMKEAQDIAQKLGVTFRVTIDKRIAGAEAVGAHKTSMLQDVEAGRSLETEALIGSILEMAKLTKTPAPAIEAVYALVKLLNRVMLIEGGGVKLDRSEVKAA from the coding sequence ATTTGCGTGGTTGGCGCAGGCGCCATCGGTGGCCTGCTGGCGGCCAGGTTTGCTCTCGCAGGCGAGGACGTCACCGTGATCGACCAGGGTGCGCACCTCGCCGCGATTCAGAAGAACGGGTTGAAGCTGGAATGGCATGACGGCAAGGTTCACATCGCCAGAATGAAAGCCGCCAACAAGCCGGCCGAGGCCGGCAAGCAGGATATCGTCGTGCTGGCGGTGAAGGCGCACTTCCTCGATAAGGTGGTACGGGATATCGACTCACTGCTGGGTCCGGACACCGTGGTGCTGACCGTGCAGAACGGCCTGCCATGGTGGTACTTCCAAAGGCTCGGCGGCCAGTACGACAATCGCCGGCTGGAGAGCCTCGATCCCTCCGGCATCCTCACCAAGAATATCGATCCGAACCGCATCATCGGCTGCGTGGTTTATCCCGCGGCGGCAGCAACGGCGCCGGGCGTCATCCACCACGTCGAAGGCGACCGCTTCCCGATCGGCGAACTCGACGGCAAGGAGACTGAGCGCGTCAAGGAATTGCACGATGTCTTCATCAAGGCCGGACTGAAATCACTGGTATTAACGGATATCCGTTCGGAGATCTGGCTCAAGGCGTGGGGCAATCTCTCGTTCAACCCGATCTCGGCGCTAACCCATGCTACGCTGGTGGACATTTGCCAGTTCGCGGAGACGCGCGAACTCGCGGCGGCCATGATGAAGGAAGCCCAGGACATCGCGCAAAAGCTCGGCGTCACCTTCCGCGTCACCATCGACAAGCGCATCGCCGGTGCTGAAGCGGTCGGCGCGCACAAGACGTCGATGCTGCAGGATGTCGAAGCCGGCCGCTCCCTTGAAACCGAGGCTTTGATCGGTTCGATTCTCGAGATGGCGAAGCTCACGAAGACCCCCGCACCTGCGATCGAAGCCGTCTATGCACTCGTGAAACTGCTGAACAGGGTCATGCTGATCGAGGGCGGTGGCGTCAAGCTCGATAGGTCGGAAGTCAAAGCGGCTTGA
- a CDS encoding glutamate cyclase domain-containing protein, with protein sequence MNEAVARIEAIIGRRVKRDISQMTEWAKGNLARAAEVIMNTPNAHVGIVTGFYIRHAEPPSPETDGLVGMAHLAAGLANVGIPVTVITDAPCAKAVWAVVDALPAPVNLEIVSTTESSVLRLRQYLETGDRPITHLIAIERASPGSDGKPHREHGWDMSRETAPLHLLFSDPAAKRRWHTIGIGDGGNEIGMGSLPKEIIERGIPNGEVIAATTPVDALIVAGVSNWGAYGLLAAMACTKPALRDALLHYFNRDMDQLFLSAAVETGQAVDDSRAEHPGRPQMSVDRIPWKQHAALLEEISAVVASQPS encoded by the coding sequence GTGAATGAGGCCGTAGCCCGGATCGAGGCAATCATCGGGCGCAGAGTCAAACGCGACATCAGCCAGATGACCGAGTGGGCAAAAGGCAATCTCGCCCGCGCCGCAGAGGTTATCATGAACACGCCCAACGCGCACGTTGGCATCGTCACCGGTTTCTATATCCGGCACGCGGAGCCGCCTTCTCCAGAAACGGATGGGCTTGTGGGGATGGCCCATCTGGCCGCGGGCCTCGCAAATGTGGGGATCCCGGTAACGGTCATTACCGATGCACCGTGCGCAAAGGCGGTGTGGGCCGTAGTCGATGCGCTGCCGGCGCCCGTGAATCTTGAGATCGTGTCGACGACGGAGAGTTCGGTTCTTCGCCTACGACAGTATCTCGAAACAGGCGATCGGCCGATCACTCACTTGATCGCAATTGAGCGGGCTTCTCCGGGTTCGGATGGAAAGCCTCATCGGGAGCACGGATGGGATATGTCGCGCGAAACGGCACCGCTCCATCTTCTCTTTAGCGACCCCGCCGCGAAGCGTCGCTGGCACACGATCGGTATCGGGGACGGCGGCAATGAAATCGGGATGGGATCCCTGCCCAAGGAAATCATCGAACGCGGAATTCCCAACGGCGAGGTGATCGCAGCAACGACCCCGGTTGATGCGCTCATCGTCGCCGGCGTATCGAACTGGGGAGCTTATGGGCTCCTTGCTGCAATGGCCTGCACCAAGCCGGCGTTGCGGGACGCTCTTCTACACTATTTCAATCGTGATATGGATCAGCTGTTCCTGTCGGCGGCGGTGGAGACCGGGCAGGCGGTTGATGACAGCCGGGCCGAGCATCCCGGGCGACCGCAGATGAGTGTCGACCGCATACCCTGGAAACAGCACGCGGCGCTTCTTGAAGAGATCTCCGCCGTCGTGGCGTCGCAGCCGAGTTGA
- a CDS encoding VOC family protein, with protein sequence MTITLNHTIVPARDKRAAAQFFASIFGLHADPKGGHFAPVRINDTLTLLFDDDEEFESHHYAFHVSDAEFDAIFGRIREAKLAYGSAPWSFDDGKLNDWNGGRGVYFRDPDGHVLELMTVPQ encoded by the coding sequence ATGACCATCACCCTCAACCACACCATCGTCCCTGCCCGCGACAAGAGGGCAGCGGCGCAATTTTTTGCGAGCATTTTTGGCCTCCATGCCGATCCGAAAGGCGGCCATTTCGCGCCGGTACGCATCAACGACACGCTCACGCTCCTTTTCGACGACGATGAAGAGTTCGAGAGCCACCACTACGCCTTCCACGTCAGTGATGCCGAGTTCGATGCCATCTTCGGCCGCATTCGCGAGGCGAAGCTCGCCTATGGCAGCGCACCGTGGAGCTTCGACGACGGTAAGCTCAACGACTGGAACGGCGGCCGCGGCGTCTATTTTCGCGACCCTGATGGCCATGTGCTCGAACTCATGACCGTACCGCAGTGA
- a CDS encoding lactonase family protein: MAKASPAADKRINRRVILKAGTALAAAGPALLRGGHAEAQLRADRARALFAYVGAFTTPERKGHGGGINVYRVDPTSGAWTHEQLLEIVNPSFLTLDWTQRFLYAVHADLEEVSAHAIDKQNGRITALNRQSCGGKNPVHLSIDPTGRWIVTANYGAGSVGVVPVEKDGSLGPRSDLVNLPGEPGPDRKQQASSHPHDVVFDPSGRFIAVPDKGLDRIFVFRLDATSGKLTPADPPLVATRAGAGPRHIAFHPQMPFAYVINELSSSVATYRFDPQRGALQPIQILPSLPASYTGNNTGAEIVVAPAGRVVYASNRGHDSIAIFAVDQSNGTLTPVGWALTHAKSPRFFCLDPTAEILYAANADEGFSIEQNTDTIVAFSINQANGMLTPTGQVIKTSSPCTIVFAGA, encoded by the coding sequence ATGGCCAAAGCATCACCTGCTGCAGACAAGCGCATCAACAGGCGTGTCATATTGAAGGCTGGAACGGCTCTTGCCGCGGCAGGCCCGGCGCTATTGCGAGGAGGACATGCCGAAGCGCAGCTCCGAGCCGACCGCGCAAGGGCGCTGTTCGCCTATGTCGGCGCCTTCACCACCCCGGAACGCAAAGGGCATGGTGGCGGCATCAACGTCTATCGGGTGGACCCGACCTCGGGCGCCTGGACTCACGAACAGCTCCTTGAGATCGTCAATCCCTCCTTCCTGACGCTCGACTGGACGCAGCGCTTTCTTTATGCGGTGCATGCCGACCTCGAAGAAGTCAGTGCGCACGCGATCGACAAGCAAAACGGGCGCATAACGGCGCTTAACCGGCAGTCCTGTGGTGGAAAGAACCCGGTACACCTGTCGATTGATCCAACGGGCCGCTGGATCGTCACCGCCAATTACGGCGCCGGCTCGGTCGGCGTGGTGCCGGTTGAGAAGGACGGAAGTTTGGGACCGCGCAGCGATCTGGTGAACCTGCCCGGCGAACCAGGTCCGGATCGCAAACAACAGGCCAGCTCGCATCCACACGACGTTGTTTTTGATCCAAGCGGCCGGTTCATCGCCGTGCCCGACAAGGGGCTTGACCGGATCTTTGTCTTTCGCCTCGACGCGACGAGTGGAAAACTCACGCCGGCCGACCCACCCCTCGTCGCCACGCGCGCTGGCGCCGGCCCCAGGCACATTGCGTTTCATCCGCAGATGCCATTTGCGTATGTTATCAACGAACTCAGTTCGAGCGTCGCCACCTACCGCTTCGATCCGCAGCGGGGCGCTCTGCAGCCGATCCAGATCCTGCCTTCGCTCCCGGCGAGCTACACCGGCAACAACACCGGCGCCGAGATCGTCGTCGCGCCAGCCGGCCGCGTCGTGTACGCATCGAACCGCGGACACGACAGCATCGCGATTTTTGCAGTCGATCAAAGTAATGGGACCCTGACACCAGTGGGCTGGGCGCTGACCCACGCGAAGTCCCCCCGCTTTTTTTGCCTCGATCCGACAGCCGAAATCCTCTATGCGGCCAACGCCGATGAGGGCTTCAGCATTGAGCAGAACACCGACACGATCGTGGCGTTCAGCATCAACCAAGCGAACGGGATGCTGACGCCGACTGGTCAGGTCATCAAGACCAGCAGCCCGTGCACGATCGTCTTCGCCGGCGCGTAG
- a CDS encoding LysR family transcriptional regulator: MQMSDRIGKRIRLQDVHVLMAVVQAGSMGKAARHLNTSQPNISKAIGDLERALGVRLLDRHRQGIEPTEYGRALLDGGTIVFDELRQTVKNIEFLADPTAGEVRIGSNTALAASFTSAVIDRLSQRYPRMTVRLVSGFNETLLEKLRARDLDLLIARRFGAIDGEPVDFESLFDDTCVIAAGAESPWVRRRRIALAELINEPWVLPPRGTGVISIAQESFRAAGLDYPRTVVVADSPLARMNLVATGRFLTIFTVSTLRFPVKRPELKVLPVELPPARFPNGIVVLKNRTLTPVARLFIEAAREVARPLAKRL; this comes from the coding sequence ATGCAGATGAGCGATCGCATTGGCAAGCGGATCAGGCTGCAGGACGTGCATGTCCTCATGGCCGTCGTGCAAGCCGGCAGCATGGGGAAGGCCGCGCGTCACCTGAATACGTCCCAGCCGAATATCTCGAAAGCGATCGGGGATCTGGAGCGTGCGCTCGGCGTGCGTCTGCTCGACCGTCACCGGCAGGGAATTGAGCCGACCGAATATGGGCGCGCGCTGCTCGATGGCGGGACGATCGTTTTCGACGAACTGCGCCAGACAGTGAAGAACATCGAGTTTCTTGCCGACCCGACGGCGGGAGAAGTCCGGATCGGATCCAACACAGCGCTGGCCGCGAGCTTCACCTCCGCGGTGATCGATCGACTCTCTCAGCGCTATCCGCGTATGACGGTTCGCCTCGTGAGCGGATTTAATGAGACCCTTCTCGAGAAGCTTCGCGCGCGTGACCTCGATCTCCTGATCGCGCGACGATTCGGTGCAATTGACGGCGAACCGGTGGACTTCGAGTCCCTTTTCGACGACACGTGTGTGATTGCTGCCGGTGCGGAAAGCCCCTGGGTGCGGCGCCGTAGGATCGCGCTCGCTGAACTGATCAATGAACCATGGGTGCTGCCGCCGCGAGGGACCGGAGTCATATCGATCGCGCAGGAAAGCTTCCGCGCCGCCGGTCTCGACTACCCCCGCACGGTCGTTGTCGCCGATTCTCCCCTGGCGCGGATGAATCTCGTGGCCACCGGGCGCTTTCTGACGATCTTTACAGTTTCAACGTTGAGGTTTCCGGTCAAGCGGCCAGAACTCAAGGTCCTGCCCGTTGAACTGCCGCCGGCCCGCTTCCCGAACGGAATCGTCGTGCTGAAGAATCGTACGCTGACGCCTGTTGCGCGGCTGTTTATCGAAGCGGCTCGCGAAGTTGCGAGGCCGCTGGCGAAAAGATTGTGA
- a CDS encoding tripartite tricarboxylate transporter substrate binding protein, with protein MTPHRRQFLQLAAGAIALPAGSRLALAQTYPSRPIDLLVGFTAGGPTDVTARLIGQWLSERLGQPFIIENRPGAGSNLAAAAVARAPADGYTLLVVTSSNAINATLYDNLEFNFMRDIAPVAGIMRAPFTLVVNPSVPVKTLTEFIAYAKANPGKINMAITGIGTGSHISGELFNMMAGVTLVPIPYRGGGPALADLLAGQVQVMFEGIASVIGHIRAGRLRALAVTSAMRSAALPDLPSVGEFVPGYEVTAWFGIGAPKNTPAEIVAMLNREINAGLADRAVQERLASLGGAPIPMTPLEFGTLIADETAKWAKVIRTANIKPI; from the coding sequence ATGACACCTCACCGTCGCCAATTCCTGCAACTCGCCGCCGGCGCGATCGCGCTCCCAGCCGGCTCGCGCTTGGCTCTGGCGCAAACCTACCCGTCGCGGCCGATCGACCTTCTCGTCGGCTTCACGGCTGGCGGACCGACCGACGTCACGGCCCGCCTCATCGGTCAGTGGCTGTCAGAACGGCTTGGCCAACCCTTCATCATCGAAAATCGTCCGGGGGCCGGCAGCAATCTCGCAGCCGCGGCGGTCGCGCGGGCGCCTGCGGACGGCTATACCTTGCTCGTGGTCACGTCGAGTAACGCCATCAATGCGACCCTCTACGACAATCTCGAGTTCAATTTCATGCGTGACATCGCGCCGGTCGCAGGCATCATGCGCGCGCCCTTCACGCTGGTGGTCAATCCATCAGTACCAGTGAAGACTCTCACTGAGTTCATCGCGTACGCCAAAGCCAATCCGGGCAAGATCAATATGGCAATCACCGGCATCGGGACCGGGTCGCACATTTCGGGCGAGCTCTTCAACATGATGGCCGGGGTCACTTTGGTGCCGATCCCGTATCGTGGCGGCGGACCTGCGCTGGCCGATCTGCTCGCTGGACAGGTGCAGGTGATGTTCGAGGGCATTGCCTCGGTTATCGGCCACATCAGGGCCGGAAGGCTGCGTGCGCTTGCGGTCACGTCCGCCATGCGCTCGGCCGCGCTGCCTGACCTTCCCAGCGTGGGCGAATTCGTGCCGGGCTACGAGGTGACCGCCTGGTTCGGCATCGGAGCGCCGAAGAATACGCCGGCCGAAATCGTCGCAATGCTCAATCGCGAGATCAATGCCGGCCTCGCCGATCGCGCGGTGCAGGAGCGCCTTGCGAGCCTGGGCGGGGCGCCGATACCTATGACTCCGCTCGAGTTCGGGACGTTAATCGCGGATGAGACCGCGAAATGGGCCAAGGTGATCCGCACAGCGAACATCAAGCCCATATAG
- a CDS encoding adenylate/guanylate cyclase domain-containing protein, which yields MTGGRVERRLAAVLAADVAGYSRLMGADEVGTLTALKAHRREVVDPEIAEHHGRIVKTTGDGLLVEFASAVDAVTCAMAVQTKMAKRNSDAVQKIAFRIGINIGDVIIEGDDIFGDGVNIAARVENECEPGGVYLSASAFEQVRGKTSFGFDDLGEKSLKNIDRPVRLCAVQPAMRSAATAGATAETTKPLALPDKPSIAVLPFQNMSGDPEQEYFADGMVEDIITALSRFKSLFVIARNSSFTYRGKAVDIKQVGRELGVRYVLEGSVRKAGNRLRITGQLVDAVSGGHIWAERYDRALNDVFVLQDELATHVVGAIEPSLRQAEIERARRKRPDNLGAYDLYLRALPDAFSGNPEPATRALPLLERAVAIDPDYAAAHAAIALCHHIQYQRGSRREQEKDAALRHARIALARAGDDATTLGAAAFVIGSEEQDYESAFDAFDRAIGSTPSCFMALSFGSMIYAWAGSYEKAVEYGERAIRLSPRDLALHLPYNGLAYAHYFAGDFERAAAAAKQSARVNPGFGPPLSVQTAALARLGRQDETRASARRLLELVPNFTIRRLLASGFSSADHRVKLAEGLRLAEIPE from the coding sequence GTGACCGGCGGACGTGTCGAGCGGCGGTTGGCAGCGGTGCTGGCGGCTGATGTCGCAGGCTACTCCCGCCTGATGGGCGCCGATGAAGTCGGGACACTGACTGCATTGAAAGCGCACCGGCGCGAAGTTGTCGACCCCGAAATCGCCGAGCATCACGGCCGTATCGTCAAGACGACCGGCGACGGCTTGCTGGTAGAGTTCGCCAGTGCCGTTGATGCGGTGACCTGCGCGATGGCAGTGCAGACCAAAATGGCCAAGCGCAACAGCGATGCCGTGCAAAAAATTGCGTTCCGCATCGGCATCAATATTGGCGACGTCATCATTGAGGGCGACGACATTTTCGGTGACGGCGTCAATATCGCGGCACGCGTTGAGAATGAGTGTGAGCCGGGTGGCGTTTACCTATCCGCCAGCGCTTTTGAACAAGTCAGAGGCAAGACAAGCTTCGGGTTCGACGATCTCGGCGAGAAATCGCTCAAGAACATTGATCGACCTGTTCGGCTCTGCGCGGTCCAGCCAGCCATGAGGTCAGCGGCAACAGCTGGAGCGACTGCAGAGACAACCAAACCCTTGGCGCTGCCCGACAAGCCCTCAATTGCGGTGCTGCCGTTCCAGAACATGTCGGGCGACCCCGAGCAGGAGTATTTTGCAGACGGTATGGTCGAGGATATCATCACGGCACTCTCAAGATTTAAGTCACTCTTCGTTATCGCGCGCAATTCGAGCTTCACCTACAGGGGCAAGGCGGTAGACATTAAGCAGGTTGGTCGAGAACTTGGGGTTCGTTATGTACTTGAAGGGAGCGTGCGCAAAGCGGGCAATCGGTTGCGCATCACCGGACAGCTAGTTGACGCCGTCAGCGGCGGCCACATTTGGGCCGAGCGCTATGACCGTGCGCTCAATGACGTGTTTGTCCTTCAGGATGAACTAGCGACGCATGTCGTTGGTGCTATCGAACCAAGCCTGCGTCAGGCCGAGATCGAGCGCGCTCGGCGTAAGCGGCCCGACAATCTCGGTGCCTACGATCTTTATCTTCGCGCGCTTCCCGATGCGTTCAGCGGAAACCCGGAACCGGCTACGCGGGCTCTTCCCTTGCTCGAGCGGGCGGTCGCGATCGACCCCGATTATGCCGCTGCCCACGCGGCAATCGCGCTCTGTCACCATATCCAGTACCAGAGAGGTAGCCGCCGGGAGCAGGAAAAAGATGCCGCGCTCCGCCACGCACGAATTGCCCTGGCAAGGGCCGGCGATGATGCGACAACACTCGGTGCCGCAGCATTCGTGATTGGCTCGGAAGAACAGGACTACGAATCTGCGTTTGATGCGTTTGATCGCGCAATCGGATCGACACCGTCCTGCTTTATGGCGCTGAGTTTTGGTTCGATGATCTACGCCTGGGCCGGAAGTTACGAAAAAGCCGTCGAGTATGGCGAACGGGCGATTCGTCTTAGTCCTCGCGATCTCGCTTTGCACCTGCCCTACAACGGTTTGGCCTACGCGCACTACTTTGCCGGCGATTTCGAACGAGCAGCAGCAGCCGCGAAGCAATCAGCACGCGTCAACCCGGGCTTCGGTCCGCCGCTATCGGTGCAAACCGCGGCATTAGCCCGGCTAGGCCGGCAAGATGAGACACGGGCGAGCGCCCGGCGTCTGCTGGAGCTCGTCCCGAATTTCACGATCCGCCGATTGTTGGCATCGGGCTTCTCAAGCGCTGATCATCGCGTCAAGCTGGCCGAAGGCCTTCGGCTCGCGGAAATTCCGGAATGA